The sequence caccctaaacctatgccctctagttccggactccctcaacccagggaaaagacctggtctatttaccctattcatgcccctcaggattttataaaactttataaggtcacctttcagcctccaatgctccagggaaaacaggcctagccgattcaacctctccccctcgctcaaaccctccaaccctggcaacatccttggaaatcgtttctgaaccctttcaagtgtcacaacatctttcctatagcaggaaaactaaaattgcatgcaatattccaaaagtgacctaaccaatgttatgtacagctgcgacatgatctcccagctcctatactcaatgctctgaccaataaaggaatgcaaactaaacgccttcttcactagcctcctacctgtgactccactttcaaggaactatgaacctgcactccaaggtctctttgttcagcattatCTCTCagaactttaccattaagtgtattggttctaccctgatttgcctttccaaaaacgcagcacatcacatttattgaaattaaactccatctgccactcctcaacccactgGCCCATCTCAACAAAGgtgccattgtactctgaggtaaccttcttcactgttcattacacctccaatttggtgtcatctgcaaagttatgAACTATTGCTcatgtgttcacatccaaatcatttatataaatgacgtaCTAATTAAACTTTATCAAGTTTCCACTCTTAAATAGATCTAGCAATATTTTTAAGGCATAGTTTTATTTCATCTATAAGACTACATTTTAAAACACTGTCCAATTATGCCCATTCATGGCAAATTGTGCGTTTCATATAGGAGTTTGCAGGGAAGTTGAGAATAGTACGTCACATTTCAAAAACGCATGCTATTTAGATTCAATTCTTTCCGAGAAACGTCAATTGTGCCCAAGGCAGAAAGGCTATCCGTTGTCACTCTGCCCACAGCTTCTCATCTTTGTAGTTGAAAAGTTCTATGCATAGACTGTTTTGGGCAACTATGCTACTTTCAGACACAGGCATATGTGGGATTATTGAGGTGATTTAGTGCTTCCAGCACGTGGATTGTACAATAGACATCAACATCACTGATTAACTCTGATCGGCAAGTGCACTTCGAACTTGGCAGCACTGAATCATGCCTGGTACAAGAGCCTTCCTATTAGAAAGCTGAAAACCATGCAGATTACCTCAGTCAGGAAGTCTGTAGTGTTGGCGTACACAATCCGAGCATAGGGAAAGATAGGCAAGCTGTGATTTGGTCCCAGCTGAGCAAGTCGGAGTCCCTCTTTGATTCGATAATGAACAAACTTGTGTGCATTCTCTGTTGACTGAAGTTTACGATCCAGGTAGATGCTTGGATACAAGGCCATGCTTTCCCTCCAGAGCCACATCAGATGGTCATTCCTCTCCAGCTCGATATCTGGACATTCTCCAGTGTAATTTTTGGAAACGACACTGTTATAGCAACAGGGAAAGCCATAGTAGCCCCACAAGCCCCCAGGCCTAAGGCCTTTTGCCATATTCAATGTCAATGCCATAAAATCACGGGCAGCTTGTTCATACTCAGTTTGTGCTTGCTCAAGCACCTGACTCTCAGGCCAATCAGGATGTTTTGTTCGCACCAGCTCTTCAGATTTTTTACGATAAATGTCTTTCTGAGCCCAGTCCCTTATCCAGGAAGGCCTCCAAGCCTCCCAGTCAATGACAGACAATCCGCTAAAGTCTTTCAAAGGTATTAGCTTTTCCACATCAACTTGGGCCTTTGCAAGATGGTCTTTCAAACTGGCATTCTGTGGGACGCCCCCATTTACAGAAACACCACTTGCTGTGTAATAGGGGTAAAAGCCCAGTTTATTGTCATAAAAGATGGTGATATTTTGTCCAATTAAGGAGTCATTTTGATTTGCAATTATGTCAAATATTCCCAGATTGAGATCAATACCAAACAAGGATTGGCAGGCCTCAGTTGGAGCATTCCACACAGTTATAAATGGCTTGTTGGATGTAATCGGAGATCTTGCTTGCTTCAGCTGTTGTCCCAGGGTCAAAGTGCAGGCATGTAATAGAACGATTACTGCTTTAAtcaggatcatggctgatatctgactcttcaatgaatcaatcttCACAGCTTCTGTTTGTAGTTAGATCTCTGTTCGAACAGAAAGAAACTGAAGAATTATGGAAAAGGCAGCACATTTGTCACAATTTCATAGAGAGTATTTGCATAGTGTATCAATTGTGCGGATGTAACTGCAAACATTAagtaaacaaagactgatggggTTTAATAGCACATGTTCGTTAGAAACATAACATCATTTGTTTCTAACACAGTTTTGCTTCATTGTTTACATCCGGCCATGGATATAAAAACATAAAGTGGtggggaaaactcagcaggtcgggcagtgtctgtggggagagaaacaaagcGAAGGTTTTTAAGTTTCTGTCActtgcctcatcgccagaactttccaacaagcaccaagacgtggcttggctggtggtgagaagggctctgcctgtgagatcctttatgcacgcccggactctttATGCCGCACTTtatgccgcaccgcacgctgccctcgaagtggctgcgggggggacgagactgtcacacacctccttctggaatgtgcctatgcagaggaagtctggagaggaatgcagtggtgcttgtcgaggttcgtcccgagcagcgccgtgacgcgggactccgtgctctacggcctgttcctcGGGACTCACACcaagacgaacattaactgcgcctggaggatcatcaactcggtgaaggacgctctctgggcggtccgaaacctgttgatcttccagctgaaggagttgaccccgaccgagtgttgcagactggcacattccaaggtccaagactacgtgctgagggacgcgctgaagcttggggcagctgccgccaaggcgcggtggggaaagaccaccgtgtaagatcggcctgcctaaagaagaacagggggcccatacagacgttttttttgggctctgctgatgcctcagccaaatatatgtatatgcacaagattgaaaaatgcacaggattgtaaatgacaaggataaagtcgaatctgtgtttgtaaatatggacatatgtatggcatgatcaaatgtacagaccataaaatcattctatgaataaagtatatttttgaaataaaaaaaaagtcactTGGTCACTCCTTACCGAGTCGGCGTTTTGAAAGGACTCCATCCTGCTCCCACTGTCTTACCTGCAAACAATTGTGTTTCCAGCGACAGTTATCATTCAGTTCCAAGACTGACTAATTCGGATGTTAGATCCACAACCTCCTGTTAAAAACAAAATCGCCCCTCCCCACAAGCGTTTCTTCTGCAGCGATTATAAAGTACCAGAAAATAAAATGCTACatcaaacctttttttaaaaaaaaattaattagaCGTCAGTCTCTTACAAAGCCCTCGCTTTGTGAAGGTTCTGAGATGCTGCTTCACAGAGTGAGTGAGTTTCGGTTTCCTTTTTTTGTTTGTTGAAAATTCCTCTCGGTTGCTCGCCACCAACCGAACTCCTGCCTGAATGATGTTCGCCCTCAAAACTGCACTGTCCTTGCTTCGGTTTGCAGATGGCTCTCTCAGGGAGCCGGAGAAGGAGGGGTGCCTTCCTCGGGACACACGATCCGTATCACAAGTGCCAGTGACCCCGCTCTatcccccccgtgtccccccctGATTATGAAAAGTGGTGGTGGCGGCATGTGCACAGTCAGAAAGGGGAGTGAAGTGCTGATTTATTGAGTAAATAACTGCTTAGGGAACAAACATCAATAAGTGACTGCTTCAAATTGTTggggcaaattactgcagatgctgcaatccGTAccgttttttttgttttaaattgctCTTTTATTTTTAACTCCGACtaagtctggaactcactgcctgtaagggtcaTAGAGACAGAAACCCGCATAACACTTAAggagtatttagatgtgcactttgcGATGCCAAATCACGCAAGGGTATGGGCCACGTCcagaaaaatgggattagaacagtCAAGTGGCTGTTTGTGTGCTGTAGATCTCCATGACTCAGCAGCCGTCAGACTTTATTTAGTGCACAGGAAAAATATTAATTATTTTATCAAAATAGCACTCTCCATTCTCCATCTGATTTGCTTGGAAAATTTAAAGCAAAATGCAGTGGGGGGTGAAATAGTTAGTGCTGTTGGTGGGGGCTTAAATTAATTTAGCAGGGGAATAGGACATGGAATGGAGATACAACAGTGGGGTGATATGCAGACCAATGTAGAAGGAAAGTCAAGTCAACAAGGCAGGCAGAGTCTATATAGTCAGGAATAAGACACAAAAGGTGTTCAGCAAAGTTCAAAATTCTGTTGCTGGAGAAGTTCATTCTGCTAACAGTCTTTGGAGAACCACTAAAGGCAAGGTTCACTGGACCTTATCAAATCATAAAATGAAGTTCAATGTTGTGAGCACTTCAGGCAGAAGAAAGCATCCATGGGTGTGTCATGTTACCATGTTGAAAAGATAATGTGGAAGgggtgatagtgagggaaagagtgTATTTACGTTAGTGAAAAAGGTAGGATGTGAAGTAAAAATGGCAGAACAATTGGAGAATGTATTAAAAATTGAACATTCAAATGTTGAGCCTCCAATATCAAATTGAAAAACATGGAGGTGATGAAAATGTTAGATAGCTTCATGCTTTATCTTCCAGAACAATATCAAAGTGACTTATAAAGGCTATCACGGAATTATAAAGCAATTTGTAGGATTAGGTCGGCAAAACTAGTTTTGGCTGACCATGATTTTAATGTAGGAGATGCATTACCTGTAAGACAAAACATTTACAGACTCAATCTGGAGAAATTAGCTCAATTGAGGGAAGGGATTAAGTCATGATGGATAATGTCAGTAAAGTCATAGTAGCTGAAGCT comes from Chiloscyllium punctatum isolate Juve2018m chromosome 12, sChiPun1.3, whole genome shotgun sequence and encodes:
- the LOC140483643 gene encoding hyaluronidase-like: MILIKAVIVLLHACTLTLGQQLKQARSPITSNKPFITVWNAPTEACQSLFGIDLNLGIFDIIANQNDSLIGQNITIFYDNKLGFYPYYTASGVSVNGGVPQNASLKDHLAKAQVDVEKLIPLKDFSGLSVIDWEAWRPSWIRDWAQKDIYRKKSEELVRTKHPDWPESQVLEQAQTEYEQAARDFMALTLNMAKGLRPGGLWGYYGFPCCYNSVVSKNYTGECPDIELERNDHLMWLWRESMALYPSIYLDRKLQSTENAHKFVHYRIKEGLRLAQLGPNHSLPIFPYARIVYANTTDFLTEIDLVHTIGESAAMGAAGIVLWGNSDYAKSQEACLALKAYINETLGNYIVNVTNAAIICSRLLCTDHGRCVRMNKDTHSYLHLNTDIFRIGVNPSGEGLAFFLQGQTAEKDMKKMAATFHCHCYNGWTGEHCEITNG